A stretch of Desulfobacter hydrogenophilus DNA encodes these proteins:
- the murC gene encoding UDP-N-acetylmuramate--L-alanine ligase produces MYQHDYHIYFVGIGGIGMSGIAELLLNLGYTISGSDLKLSHITDRLKEKGAVIYKGHAKDNLTDVNVVVTSSAISAQNPEVIRAKELGCPIIPRAEMLAELMRIKYAIAVAGAHGKTSTTAMISQILNTAGLDPTVIIGGLLQGLDTNALHGSGEFIVAEADESDGSFLKYAPSIAAVTNIDLEHLDFYKDIEDIKDKFVQFINSVPFYGLAILCLDNPHIQDILPRITVRHTTYGMTAQSELQARYIRFENGKSLFNVFKGEQDLGHILLNIGGRHNILNAMAGIATGLELNIPFDTIKKALEEIKGVKRRLEIKGEAKGITVMDDYGHHPTEIKATLTAIRESCPDKRLIVVFQPHRYTRTQALFHKFTRAFYQSDVLLVLPIYAASEDPIDEVDSEKLVAGIKAHGHKDACFAPDFIQALSIITHKAKPGDVILTLGAGDVYTLGEKLVEIL; encoded by the coding sequence ATGTACCAGCATGATTATCACATATACTTTGTAGGCATCGGCGGCATCGGCATGAGCGGCATTGCCGAGTTGCTGTTGAACCTTGGCTACACCATATCGGGGTCTGATCTCAAACTGTCCCACATCACCGACCGTCTCAAAGAAAAAGGCGCGGTAATTTACAAGGGCCATGCCAAGGACAACCTCACAGATGTCAATGTGGTGGTAACCTCTTCGGCCATTTCCGCCCAGAACCCGGAAGTGATCCGGGCAAAAGAACTGGGATGTCCCATTATTCCCCGGGCTGAAATGTTGGCCGAACTCATGCGCATCAAGTACGCCATTGCCGTGGCAGGCGCCCATGGCAAAACCTCCACCACTGCCATGATCTCCCAGATCCTGAACACGGCAGGACTTGATCCCACGGTAATCATCGGCGGCCTGCTCCAGGGTCTGGACACCAATGCCCTGCATGGGTCCGGAGAATTCATTGTGGCCGAGGCAGATGAAAGCGACGGATCATTTCTTAAATACGCCCCGTCCATTGCAGCGGTGACCAACATTGACCTGGAGCATCTGGATTTTTACAAGGATATTGAAGATATAAAAGACAAGTTTGTCCAGTTTATCAATTCCGTGCCCTTTTACGGCCTTGCCATCCTCTGCCTGGACAACCCCCATATCCAGGACATTTTGCCCAGGATTACAGTGCGACACACCACCTACGGCATGACGGCCCAATCAGAACTGCAGGCACGATACATCCGGTTTGAAAACGGGAAATCCCTGTTTAACGTATTCAAGGGAGAACAGGACCTGGGTCATATTCTTTTAAACATCGGAGGCCGACACAATATCCTCAATGCCATGGCCGGCATTGCCACGGGCCTGGAGCTCAACATCCCCTTCGACACCATTAAAAAAGCATTGGAAGAAATCAAAGGCGTCAAACGCCGCTTGGAAATAAAAGGCGAAGCCAAGGGCATCACAGTGATGGATGATTACGGCCATCACCCCACTGAGATCAAGGCGACTTTGACGGCGATCAGGGAAAGCTGTCCGGATAAACGGCTTATTGTGGTATTCCAGCCGCACAGATACACAAGAACACAGGCATTATTCCATAAGTTCACCCGGGCCTTTTACCAGTCTGACGTGCTCCTGGTGTTGCCCATCTACGCGGCGTCGGAAGACCCCATTGACGAAGTGGATTCGGAAAAACTTGTGGCAGGTATAAAGGCCCATGGACACAAGGATGCCTGCTTTGCTCCGGATTTTATCCAGGCATTATCCATCATCACCCATAAGGCAAAGCCGGGGGATGTGATACTCACGTTAGGGGCCGGCGATGTATACACCCTTGGAGAAAAACTGGTGGAGATTTTGTAA
- the mraY gene encoding phospho-N-acetylmuramoyl-pentapeptide-transferase, with translation MFYQFLYPLHEHYTIFNIFRYITFRTIYGGLTAFLICFILGPVVIRQLQIMHFGQIIQTDGPKSHLKKQGTPTMGGIMILFSIFVSTFIWGNFTNHYVGILLLVTLLFGAIGFIDDYMSLVRKRNMGFTAKAKFLLQVLSGLFIGFLIYSSPDFNAVLTVPFFKNVAINLGILYIPFACLVIVGTSNAVNLTDGLDGLAIGPIIVASMTYMLFAYVAGHAQFAEYLHVRHIPAAGEVSVICGILAGAGMGFLWFNAHPAQIFMGDTGSIPLGAILGTIAVVTKQEIMLVLVGGLFVMEATSVIIQVAYFKITHGKRIFRMAPLHHHFELKGWHESKVIVRFWIISITLAALSLSTLKIR, from the coding sequence ATGTTTTACCAGTTTTTATATCCGTTACACGAACACTATACCATTTTCAATATTTTCCGATATATTACCTTCCGCACCATATACGGAGGACTGACCGCCTTTCTCATCTGCTTTATCCTCGGCCCTGTTGTAATCCGGCAGCTGCAGATCATGCATTTTGGCCAGATCATCCAGACCGACGGCCCCAAGTCCCACTTAAAAAAACAGGGCACCCCGACCATGGGCGGCATCATGATCCTGTTTTCCATTTTTGTTTCCACCTTTATATGGGGAAACTTCACCAACCACTATGTGGGGATATTGTTGCTGGTCACCCTGCTTTTCGGTGCCATCGGCTTTATTGATGACTACATGTCGCTGGTAAGAAAAAGAAATATGGGATTCACGGCAAAGGCAAAGTTCCTTCTCCAGGTCCTTTCAGGCCTGTTCATTGGCTTTCTGATTTACAGCAGCCCGGACTTCAATGCCGTTCTCACAGTACCATTTTTCAAAAATGTGGCCATTAATTTAGGTATACTTTATATCCCCTTTGCCTGCCTGGTTATTGTGGGCACATCCAATGCCGTGAACCTCACCGACGGCTTGGACGGACTGGCCATCGGCCCCATTATCGTGGCATCCATGACCTATATGCTGTTTGCCTATGTGGCCGGTCATGCCCAGTTTGCCGAATATCTGCATGTCCGGCACATTCCCGCAGCCGGAGAAGTCTCCGTCATATGCGGCATCCTGGCAGGCGCAGGCATGGGATTTTTATGGTTCAATGCCCATCCGGCCCAAATTTTCATGGGCGATACAGGCTCCATCCCCCTTGGTGCCATCCTTGGCACCATTGCCGTGGTCACCAAACAGGAGATCATGCTGGTGCTGGTGGGCGGGCTTTTTGTCATGGAAGCGACTTCCGTGATTATCCAAGTCGCCTATTTTAAAATCACCCACGGCAAGAGAATTTTCAGAATGGCACCATTACACCACCATTTTGAATTAAAAGGCTGGCATGAATCCAAGGTTATTGTCCGGTTCTGGATTATTTCCATTACCCTGGCTGCCCTATCCCTGAGTACATTGAAAATAAGATAA
- the murD gene encoding UDP-N-acetylmuramoyl-L-alanine--D-glutamate ligase translates to MSNFSETYELVVGLGACGLSMARFLKSRGHCVAATDIDGTKTDEAAALKKMGIPVMIGSHDQQMFDKASVIIPSPGIPLNMPFIRSARNKGVSVKGELDIFAQYNTTPVIAITATNGKTTTTELTTAMLEASGISCFMGGNIGTPLMEYLMQKSPRDVVVAEVSSFQLDLAQTFRPHTAALLNIAEDHLDRYPNFDAYVNSKWSIFKNMTARDIAVINGRIDNFSTRTKTICADILGFSSTDHVTRGANIHKMGIDIQTHDICDTLAADTIARLPGIHNRENVAAAALAALSCGATMAGIRQALNEFTLSDHRIAFVREVDGIRFYNDSKATNVDAVLRALESFESGIILILGGREKGLDFSPLVPEVKARAKAVIGMGEATGHIMETFEGICPAYACQDMNCAVNKAVSVADKGNVVLLSPACASFDLYANYQARGKDFARIVNRLVPVQEVCHG, encoded by the coding sequence ATGTCCAATTTTTCTGAAACATATGAATTAGTTGTGGGTTTAGGGGCCTGTGGGCTTTCCATGGCCCGGTTTTTAAAATCCCGGGGGCACTGCGTGGCTGCTACGGATATTGACGGGACAAAGACCGATGAAGCCGCGGCCTTAAAAAAAATGGGTATCCCGGTAATGATCGGCAGCCATGACCAACAGATGTTCGACAAGGCATCCGTCATCATCCCCAGCCCCGGTATTCCCTTAAACATGCCTTTTATCCGATCCGCCCGGAACAAGGGCGTGTCCGTCAAAGGCGAGCTGGATATTTTTGCCCAATACAACACCACGCCGGTCATCGCAATAACCGCCACCAACGGAAAAACCACCACCACGGAACTGACGACAGCCATGCTTGAAGCCTCTGGCATTTCCTGCTTTATGGGCGGAAACATTGGCACCCCGCTTATGGAATATCTTATGCAGAAGAGCCCCAGGGATGTTGTGGTAGCCGAAGTCTCGTCCTTCCAGCTTGATCTTGCCCAGACCTTCAGGCCCCATACGGCAGCGCTTCTCAATATTGCCGAAGATCACCTGGACCGGTATCCGAATTTTGACGCCTATGTTAATTCAAAATGGTCTATTTTTAAAAATATGACCGCCCGGGATATTGCCGTGATTAACGGTCGCATCGACAATTTTTCAACCCGGACTAAAACCATTTGTGCTGACATCCTTGGATTCTCATCCACGGATCATGTGACCCGGGGTGCAAACATTCACAAGATGGGAATCGATATCCAAACCCACGACATCTGTGACACCCTTGCTGCAGACACAATAGCCAGGCTTCCCGGCATCCATAACAGGGAAAATGTTGCGGCAGCCGCCCTTGCGGCGCTGAGTTGCGGTGCTACCATGGCAGGCATCAGGCAGGCCTTAAACGAATTTACCCTGTCAGACCATCGCATCGCCTTTGTCCGGGAAGTTGACGGCATCCGTTTTTACAACGATTCCAAGGCTACCAACGTCGATGCCGTGCTTCGCGCCCTGGAATCCTTTGAATCCGGTATCATTCTTATTCTCGGAGGCAGGGAAAAGGGCCTTGATTTTTCCCCCCTGGTGCCCGAAGTAAAAGCTCGGGCCAAGGCGGTTATCGGCATGGGCGAAGCGACCGGTCATATCATGGAGACATTTGAAGGCATCTGTCCCGCATACGCCTGCCAAGACATGAACTGCGCCGTTAACAAGGCTGTGTCCGTGGCAGACAAAGGCAATGTGGTACTTTTATCCCCGGCCTGCGCAAGTTTTGATCTCTATGCCAATTATCAGGCACGGGGAAAGGATTTTGCCCGCATTGTCAACCGACTGGTTCCGGTTCAGGAGGTCTGCCATGGCTAA
- a CDS encoding UDP-N-acetylmuramoyl-L-alanyl-D-glutamate--2,6-diaminopimelate ligase, whose protein sequence is MQLTEILNTTEVVLTPDQEQAGIGDTSISNITCDSRQVAQGALFIAVDGHTADGHDYISQAFDKGATAVLAQKIPQGLSREQSLHIVLSKNTRKDTAIAAANFFGHPSKDLVLVGITGTNGKTSITWLLEQIYQTCGITCGVIGTINIRYPGITIDNPITTPDAVCLQKIMHDMKLAGVTHVIMEVSSHSLDQHRVDECEFNAAVFTNLTQDHLDYHDGFENYFACKKTLFTEYLGPFRDGTRGKAVINIDNAYGTRLADSLDLPVIRVSADHEADIRAINISDDIHGLQGSLDFSGVQAPMHSRLTGRFNLENILCAAGAALATGICPESIARGIAVLERVPGRLEKLSTELNRHIFVDYAHTPDALESILKTLAGRAPARLITVFGCGGDRDRTKRGPMGVIACKYSDIAIVTSDNPRTENPDAIIDEIIDGIRAQGFKQIDLCESNACEKGYIRMTDRAKALALAVQISTPQDIIVAAGKGHETYQITNAGTIHFDDKEHLTHACTNALTPKPWHLTDLSKALGCDAVTVSGQKTVADAKATVFKGIGTDSRDISSDMVFLALAGDRFDGHSFIPDLAEKGVSAFVVTQGYPNTLDLNQKRLMDKTNACFFEVPDTLAALGHLARYHRMRSNVKIAALTGSNGKTSTRKMAEDIFSLHHDTLATRGNLNNEIGLPLTLLRLADIHEWAVVEMGMSNPGEISRLCAIARPDIALVTNTHGSHMEGVGSLDNVARAKAEIFDSLNPGGTAIIFADDPRIEILARGAKKTADTTKVMRFGTQRNSDVLLSQINPTDHGIAFSLTMDGHTRQYTVPSPADFMAFNAAAAAALAKAAGIDETDIAQGLEAFVPVQGRMHVRHLANGLHLIDDTYNANPCSMDQALKVLNRMAGTNRGIAVLGDMLELGDQTQEHHRQVGHLVAALSPAKLLLFGTQVAQIREGALEKGYPEARIVMGSKQEIGDTLKKLTKYETWVLIKGSRGMAMETLIPVLKKIPAERAN, encoded by the coding sequence ATGCAGCTGACTGAAATCCTGAACACAACTGAAGTCGTGCTCACGCCTGATCAGGAACAGGCAGGTATCGGCGACACCTCCATCTCCAATATTACCTGCGATTCCAGGCAGGTGGCACAGGGCGCCTTATTCATCGCCGTGGACGGCCACACCGCAGACGGCCATGACTATATTTCCCAGGCCTTTGACAAAGGGGCCACGGCGGTTCTGGCCCAAAAAATCCCCCAGGGACTGTCCCGGGAACAGTCCCTGCATATTGTTCTGTCAAAGAACACCCGCAAAGATACAGCCATTGCTGCTGCAAATTTTTTCGGTCATCCCTCAAAGGATCTGGTGCTTGTGGGCATCACCGGAACCAATGGTAAAACCAGCATTACCTGGCTTTTGGAACAGATTTATCAAACCTGCGGCATCACCTGCGGTGTCATCGGCACGATAAATATCAGATATCCGGGTATCACCATTGACAATCCCATCACCACCCCGGATGCGGTGTGCCTGCAAAAAATCATGCATGACATGAAACTTGCCGGCGTCACCCATGTCATCATGGAGGTGTCTTCCCACAGCCTGGACCAGCACCGGGTGGATGAATGCGAATTTAATGCGGCGGTGTTCACCAATCTCACCCAGGACCATCTGGATTACCATGACGGATTCGAAAATTATTTTGCCTGCAAGAAAACCTTGTTCACCGAGTACTTAGGCCCCTTTAGGGACGGGACCCGGGGCAAAGCGGTTATCAACATCGACAATGCATACGGCACCCGGCTGGCAGACAGCCTTGACCTGCCCGTAATTCGGGTCAGTGCAGATCATGAAGCCGATATCCGGGCCATTAACATATCAGACGACATCCATGGGTTGCAAGGCTCCCTGGATTTCAGTGGTGTACAAGCCCCCATGCACTCAAGGCTCACGGGTCGCTTCAACCTGGAAAACATCTTATGCGCGGCAGGTGCGGCGTTAGCAACAGGCATCTGTCCTGAATCCATTGCCCGGGGCATTGCTGTTCTTGAACGGGTGCCGGGCCGGCTTGAAAAACTGTCCACGGAACTGAACCGGCATATCTTTGTGGATTATGCCCACACACCCGATGCCCTTGAATCCATCCTGAAAACCCTTGCCGGTCGCGCTCCTGCCCGACTGATCACGGTGTTTGGGTGCGGCGGAGACAGGGATCGCACCAAGCGGGGCCCCATGGGTGTCATTGCCTGCAAATACTCGGACATTGCCATTGTCACCTCGGACAATCCGCGAACCGAAAACCCGGACGCCATTATTGACGAAATTATAGACGGTATCCGTGCCCAGGGGTTCAAACAGATTGATCTTTGCGAATCAAATGCCTGTGAAAAAGGATATATCCGGATGACCGACAGGGCCAAAGCCCTGGCCTTAGCTGTTCAAATTTCTACCCCCCAGGACATTATCGTGGCGGCAGGCAAGGGTCATGAAACATACCAGATCACTAATGCCGGCACCATTCACTTTGATGACAAGGAACACTTAACCCATGCCTGCACCAACGCATTAACGCCAAAACCATGGCATCTTACGGATCTTTCCAAGGCCCTTGGGTGTGACGCAGTAACCGTGTCAGGCCAAAAAACTGTTGCAGATGCCAAGGCAACGGTTTTCAAAGGCATCGGCACCGATTCAAGAGACATCTCCTCTGATATGGTATTTCTGGCGTTGGCAGGAGATCGTTTTGACGGACACAGCTTTATTCCGGACCTGGCCGAAAAAGGCGTTTCAGCTTTTGTTGTCACCCAGGGCTACCCAAACACCCTTGATTTAAATCAGAAACGCCTGATGGACAAAACAAACGCCTGCTTTTTTGAAGTGCCGGATACCCTGGCCGCGTTAGGACACCTGGCCCGGTATCACAGAATGCGTTCAAATGTAAAAATCGCCGCCCTGACAGGATCGAACGGAAAAACATCCACCCGGAAAATGGCCGAAGATATCTTTAGCCTACACCATGACACCCTGGCCACACGAGGGAATCTGAACAATGAAATCGGCTTGCCCCTGACCCTGCTCAGGTTGGCAGATATCCATGAATGGGCCGTGGTGGAAATGGGTATGAGCAACCCGGGTGAAATATCCCGGCTTTGTGCCATTGCCCGGCCCGATATTGCACTGGTCACCAACACCCATGGGTCGCATATGGAAGGTGTGGGCTCACTGGATAATGTGGCCCGGGCCAAAGCTGAAATTTTTGACAGTCTGAATCCCGGCGGTACAGCCATCATTTTTGCTGATGATCCAAGAATTGAAATCCTTGCCCGGGGAGCAAAAAAAACCGCCGACACAACCAAAGTGATGCGTTTTGGAACCCAACGCAACAGCGATGTGCTTTTGTCGCAAATCAATCCCACAGACCATGGCATTGCCTTTTCCCTGACCATGGATGGGCATACCCGCCAATACACGGTCCCCTCCCCTGCTGATTTCATGGCCTTTAATGCAGCCGCTGCCGCTGCGCTGGCAAAGGCGGCCGGCATTGATGAAACAGATATTGCCCAGGGGCTTGAAGCCTTTGTCCCGGTTCAAGGCAGGATGCATGTAAGACACCTTGCCAACGGCCTTCACCTCATTGACGACACTTACAATGCCAACCCCTGTTCCATGGACCAGGCCCTGAAAGTTTTAAATCGGATGGCCGGCACCAACCGGGGCATTGCCGTGCTCGGGGATATGCTGGAATTAGGAGATCAAACCCAAGAACATCACCGGCAGGTGGGGCATCTGGTGGCAGCGCTGTCACCGGCAAAGCTTTTGCTGTTCGGCACCCAGGTCGCCCAGATCCGGGAGGGTGCTCTTGAAAAAGGATATCCGGAGGCACGTATCGTCATGGGATCAAAACAGGAAATAGGGGATACCCTTAAAAAATTAACAAAATACGAAACGTGGGTACTGATCAAAGGTTCCAGAGGAATGGCCATGGAAACGCTGATTCCGGTACTTAAAAAAATCCCTGCTGAAAGGGCGAACTGA
- the ftsW gene encoding putative lipid II flippase FtsW has protein sequence MAKTLDAREYIPGRLHPFFKEKTILFPVLILTGIGLVMVYSASCTISMDEHDTLFYYLKRQSIFLFISLCIMYITASLPYKLYKSMAYIILVAAIGLLVAVLIPTFGIKANNARRWIDLGLFAFQPAEFAKLAMILFMAYSLSKKQEIGKLKEFSIGVVPHAIVFGLMAVLILCQPDFGTIVVLGMICWGMMFAAGVPLLYLLSPLPLIIPVVYFLVFKVSYRLERIIGFLNPWEDPLGIGFQLTNSLKAFGSGGLFGKGVGLSMQKMHFLPEPHTDFIFSIIGEELGLIGVTVILVLYGLILHTGTRIAQQADTFFGAITATGITLYLGLQVIINTGVTLGVLPTKGLTLPFISYGGTSLIINMAAMGILMNIGASANHVKK, from the coding sequence ATGGCTAAGACCCTGGACGCCCGGGAATACATCCCAGGTCGTCTCCATCCCTTTTTCAAAGAAAAGACCATTCTTTTTCCGGTGCTCATTCTCACCGGCATTGGCCTGGTCATGGTCTATTCTGCCTCTTGCACCATCTCCATGGATGAACATGACACCCTGTTTTATTACCTGAAACGCCAATCCATATTCCTGTTTATCAGCTTATGTATTATGTATATCACCGCCTCTTTGCCTTATAAATTATACAAAAGCATGGCGTATATTATTCTGGTAGCAGCCATCGGCCTTCTGGTAGCCGTCCTTATCCCGACTTTCGGCATTAAGGCCAACAATGCCCGACGCTGGATTGATTTAGGGCTGTTCGCATTCCAGCCCGCAGAATTTGCCAAACTTGCGATGATCCTTTTCATGGCCTACTCCCTGTCCAAAAAACAGGAAATAGGAAAGTTAAAGGAATTTTCCATTGGTGTTGTGCCCCATGCCATAGTATTTGGCCTCATGGCCGTACTCATCCTGTGCCAGCCCGATTTCGGCACCATTGTGGTACTGGGCATGATCTGCTGGGGAATGATGTTCGCCGCAGGCGTGCCTCTGCTTTACCTGCTCAGCCCGTTGCCACTGATCATTCCTGTGGTATACTTTCTGGTCTTCAAGGTCAGTTACCGACTCGAGCGAATCATCGGATTTCTGAACCCCTGGGAAGATCCCCTTGGCATCGGATTCCAGCTCACCAACTCCCTGAAGGCCTTTGGATCGGGCGGTCTGTTCGGCAAAGGAGTCGGACTGTCCATGCAGAAAATGCACTTTCTGCCAGAACCCCATACGGATTTTATTTTTTCCATCATTGGCGAGGAACTCGGCCTTATCGGCGTGACGGTAATTCTGGTGCTTTACGGGCTTATCCTGCACACCGGTACCCGCATTGCCCAGCAGGCAGATACCTTTTTCGGGGCGATAACCGCCACGGGGATCACCCTGTATTTAGGGCTTCAGGTCATCATCAACACAGGCGTGACCTTAGGTGTATTGCCCACCAAAGGTCTGACCCTGCCCTTTATTTCCTACGGCGGGACATCGCTGATCATCAATATGGCAGCCATGGGTATTTTAATGAACATAGGAGCGTCGGCAAACCATGTCAAAAAATAA
- the murG gene encoding undecaprenyldiphospho-muramoylpentapeptide beta-N-acetylglucosaminyltransferase, protein MSKNKHVIIAGGKTGGHLFPGIAVAQALMEKDPSTKILFVGTNAPFETDTLARYGFAHKSIISRPIKGKNLFAKAWSAGLVGISLIQALVIIIGFRANFILGVGGFSSFALVLAGRILFRETAIHEQNAFPGMTNRMLSKIARTRFISFKETKGMPENDTTFLVGNPVRRPLNTPLENIKTDDSVLNRINADDFLILVTGGSQGAASINGAFTDAVAMMKETSRLFIIHQTGKNAETQIQQFYAAGDIRHKAAAFFYDMPAIQDRADLVISRAGAGTVSELCIKGKPAILVPYPHAADDHQTANAQFLADQGACIMIADKDLTGQTLLAAIGDLQHNTKKRSDMANAMKTLAMPHGADLIADRIIGANTLKKEDNVPA, encoded by the coding sequence ATGTCAAAAAATAAACATGTCATCATTGCCGGCGGAAAAACAGGGGGGCATCTGTTCCCGGGCATTGCCGTGGCCCAGGCCCTGATGGAAAAAGACCCGTCCACAAAAATCCTTTTTGTGGGCACCAATGCACCCTTTGAAACAGATACCCTTGCCCGGTACGGATTTGCCCATAAATCAATTATCTCCAGACCCATAAAGGGAAAAAACCTTTTTGCAAAGGCCTGGTCAGCCGGTCTTGTGGGCATCAGCCTGATCCAGGCCCTGGTGATCATCATTGGGTTCAGAGCCAATTTCATCCTGGGCGTGGGCGGATTTTCATCCTTTGCCCTGGTTCTGGCCGGGCGTATCCTTTTCAGGGAAACAGCCATCCATGAACAGAATGCATTCCCCGGCATGACCAACCGTATGCTGTCCAAAATTGCCCGGACCCGGTTTATATCCTTTAAGGAGACAAAAGGCATGCCGGAAAATGATACCACCTTTCTGGTGGGCAACCCGGTACGCCGCCCTTTAAATACGCCACTGGAAAACATCAAGACGGATGATAGTGTCCTGAACCGGATAAACGCAGATGATTTTCTTATTCTTGTCACCGGCGGCAGCCAGGGTGCAGCCTCCATCAATGGGGCATTCACCGATGCTGTGGCGATGATGAAAGAGACCAGTCGGCTTTTCATCATCCACCAGACCGGAAAAAATGCCGAGACACAGATACAACAATTTTATGCTGCCGGGGATATCCGGCACAAAGCCGCAGCCTTTTTCTACGATATGCCGGCCATCCAGGACCGGGCAGACCTGGTCATCAGCCGGGCAGGCGCCGGCACGGTGTCAGAGCTATGCATCAAGGGGAAACCCGCCATCCTGGTCCCCTACCCCCATGCGGCAGACGACCACCAGACCGCCAACGCACAATTTCTGGCCGACCAGGGCGCCTGCATCATGATTGCGGACAAGGACCTGACAGGGCAAACCTTATTGGCAGCCATTGGAGACCTGCAGCACAATACAAAAAAAAGATCCGACATGGCAAACGCCATGAAGACGCTTGCCATGCCCCATGGCGCAGACCTCATTGCCGATCGTATTATAGGGGCGAATACTTTAAAAAAGGAAGACAATGTACCAGCATGA